One stretch of Candidatus Bathyarchaeia archaeon DNA includes these proteins:
- the fba gene encoding class II fructose-1,6-bisphosphate aldolase: MLVTNKDLMVPARKNGYAIPALNVQNLESLTAVAQAAAEEKSPVIIAISPSVVKYAGLPYISGMAKTAAELAPVPVSIHLDHGEDFEITQKCVEAGFTSVMIDGSFLKLEENIAVTKKVVEMAHPKGVSVEAELGRLAGVEERSVEEKDAILTDPENAKTFVEETGVDTLAVAIGTSHGAYKFKSEAKLDIERLRLINQKVQVPLVLHGASSVPSWLIEKADKYGAQLSNAKGIPETEIKKAIGLGIAKVNVDTDLRLAFTGSVREVLTTSPKEFDPRKILGPARETMKQVAKSKMQLFGSSGKA, translated from the coding sequence TTGCTCGTTACAAACAAAGATTTGATGGTTCCAGCCAGAAAAAACGGTTATGCAATCCCCGCCTTGAATGTCCAGAACCTTGAAAGTTTAACTGCAGTGGCTCAGGCCGCAGCTGAAGAAAAGTCCCCGGTCATTATAGCCATAAGCCCCAGCGTCGTCAAATATGCAGGGCTTCCTTACATCAGCGGCATGGCTAAAACGGCTGCAGAGTTGGCGCCGGTGCCCGTGAGCATCCACTTAGACCACGGCGAAGACTTTGAAATCACCCAAAAATGTGTTGAAGCCGGGTTCACATCCGTCATGATTGATGGCTCCTTTTTGAAGCTGGAAGAAAATATTGCAGTCACCAAAAAAGTCGTAGAAATGGCACACCCAAAAGGTGTCAGCGTGGAAGCCGAGCTAGGAAGATTGGCGGGCGTGGAGGAGCGCAGCGTGGAAGAAAAAGACGCCATCTTAACTGACCCTGAAAACGCCAAAACTTTTGTTGAAGAAACTGGAGTGGACACATTAGCCGTTGCCATCGGCACCTCCCATGGCGCGTATAAATTCAAAAGCGAAGCTAAACTCGACATTGAACGGTTAAGGCTTATCAACCAGAAAGTTCAAGTTCCGCTGGTGCTGCACGGGGCATCCAGTGTCCCGTCGTGGCTTATCGAGAAAGCCGACAAATACGGTGCGCAACTATCCAACGCAAAAGGTATCCCTGAAACCGAAATCAAAAAAGCCATTGGTTTAGGCATCGCTAAAGTCAATGTGGACACCGACTTGCGTTTAGCGTTTACGGGTTCGGTGCGGGAAGTTCTCACAACCTCACCTAAAGAGTTTGACCCCCGCAAGATTTTAGGTCCCGCCCGAGAAACCATGAAGCAAGTTGCCAAAAGCAAAATGCAACTGTTTGGAAGCTCAGGAAAAGCATAA
- a CDS encoding winged helix-turn-helix domain-containing protein, with protein sequence MRSRIFEEALVNVKLQRVIFGVNNRTYYMNLLEDPCWTAERALSKESIKVISDVLNLCTLPQSKAKIIRNLNPELVNGCIHYLVAQGLLNESDDKLLTTKKGKELIELLTKLQGFFGVDPLE encoded by the coding sequence TTGAGGAGCAGAATTTTTGAGGAAGCATTAGTTAATGTCAAGCTTCAAAGGGTCATTTTTGGTGTGAACAACAGAACCTACTACATGAATCTCCTTGAAGACCCATGCTGGACAGCGGAAAGGGCGCTAAGCAAAGAGAGCATCAAAGTAATCTCCGACGTCTTGAACCTGTGCACTTTGCCTCAATCCAAAGCCAAAATCATTCGCAACCTTAACCCTGAACTTGTCAATGGCTGCATACATTACTTAGTGGCGCAGGGTTTGCTTAACGAGTCAGACGACAAATTGTTGACAACAAAAAAAGGCAAAGAACTCATAGAGCTGCTAACCAAGCTACAGGGGTTTTTTGGAGTTGACCCCTTAGAGTAA
- a CDS encoding zinc ribbon domain-containing protein — protein sequence MQPDFKFCQSCGMPLNQSELFGTESDGSKTEKYCAYCYKDGKFTTPEATLEQMIEISAKGWSDNDPNITYEQAKAELSLMLPRLERWWK from the coding sequence ATGCAACCAGATTTCAAGTTTTGTCAAAGTTGTGGAATGCCCCTAAATCAGTCTGAACTGTTTGGAACAGAATCTGATGGCTCAAAAACCGAAAAGTACTGCGCCTACTGCTACAAGGATGGCAAATTCACTACCCCTGAGGCTACGCTTGAGCAGATGATAGAAATTTCCGCCAAGGGCTGGTCAGATAATGACCCTAACATCACCTACGAGCAGGCAAAAGCTGAACTGTCGCTGATGTTGCCGCGGCTGGAACGCTGGTGGAAGTAG
- a CDS encoding cation-translocating P-type ATPase, whose protein sequence is MSKSKSWHALTVEESLTELDVKENEGITQQDAQSRLTKYGLNELKKEKGKSPIKLFLSQFTDVLMIILLIATGLSLAVGETVDAIIILVIVIASATLGFTQEYRSEKAVEALKKMTSPNAIVIRDGKEAKIPASQLVPGDIMLLYTGDKVPADARLIEAHNLKVEEAALTGESAAVDKAITTLAEGAQLNDRNNMIYTGTIIAYGRAKAVVTETGMNTEFGKIAQMVQSTETETTPLEKRMASVGKWIGILAVVIAASVAVVGIVIEGRPILEMVLWAVSLAVAAVPEALPAIVTGALAIGMYRMTKVNAVVKRLPAVETLGCTSVICSDKTGTMTKGEMTVQRVYTNNSAIKVTGIGYAPEGNFEFENKQITPDAQLTKLLKVSCLCNDSALEKDDQTKKWTVKGDPTEGALIVAAAKADLQKQELDQQEPRIAEIPFSSERKRMTTIHQVGNTRMAYMKGAPEIVLEKCSQILLNGTVQKLTSEQRVELQKVTEAMALQALRNLGFAYKELPSNKAVFDETIEEGFVFVGIMGMIDPPRSEVKDAIAICRKAGIRVVMITGDHKLTATAVAKELNLIGENEEGKVLTGVELEAMDDQQLYDVVENVAIYARVAPEHKVRIVKAWKQRDQVVAMTGDGVNDAPALKKADIGIAMGITGTEVSKEAASMVLADDNFASIVKAVKEGREIYDNIKKYLTFLLQCNIMEILVMFIAVVTVPYIASMLVPGLSSTLTGQNSINNAAIALTAVQILWMNLVTDGLPAIALGVDPGDPDLMERKPRKPKESIFSRDVLTFLIATPLLTTTLLLGAYFAHSPWLGEYQLLEARTQLLTAMIMIELAIALSSRSLKYPVFKVGVFKNKYLWYAILSSFALQLVILYVPGIQALFDVRSPELIDWAIAALFAGIVFAALETGKYISSRRRKT, encoded by the coding sequence TTGTCAAAATCCAAGTCATGGCATGCATTAACAGTCGAAGAATCACTCACAGAGCTAGACGTCAAAGAAAACGAAGGCATAACACAGCAAGACGCTCAAAGCCGACTCACCAAGTACGGCCTAAACGAGCTCAAAAAAGAAAAAGGCAAATCCCCCATCAAACTCTTCCTCTCCCAATTCACAGACGTGCTTATGATTATTCTTCTCATCGCCACAGGGCTTTCACTTGCAGTCGGCGAAACCGTAGACGCCATAATCATACTCGTCATCGTCATCGCAAGCGCCACTCTGGGCTTTACGCAAGAGTATCGTAGCGAAAAAGCCGTCGAAGCCCTCAAAAAAATGACCTCCCCCAACGCCATCGTCATCCGCGACGGCAAAGAAGCAAAAATTCCCGCCAGCCAACTTGTTCCCGGCGACATCATGCTGCTTTACACGGGTGACAAGGTCCCCGCTGACGCCCGGCTGATTGAAGCACATAACCTTAAAGTTGAAGAAGCCGCCCTCACAGGAGAATCTGCCGCAGTAGACAAAGCCATCACCACCCTCGCGGAAGGTGCCCAGTTAAACGACCGCAACAACATGATATACACCGGCACCATCATCGCTTACGGTAGAGCAAAAGCCGTTGTTACCGAAACTGGTATGAACACTGAGTTTGGCAAAATTGCCCAAATGGTCCAAAGCACCGAAACCGAAACAACACCACTCGAAAAACGAATGGCATCAGTAGGCAAATGGATAGGCATTCTGGCTGTGGTTATAGCTGCCAGCGTAGCAGTAGTGGGCATAGTTATCGAGGGGCGTCCAATTCTTGAGATGGTCCTCTGGGCAGTCAGCCTCGCAGTAGCTGCGGTGCCCGAAGCGCTTCCCGCGATTGTCACAGGCGCCTTAGCCATCGGCATGTACCGCATGACCAAAGTTAACGCTGTCGTGAAGCGGCTTCCTGCCGTAGAGACTTTGGGCTGCACCAGCGTTATCTGCAGCGACAAAACTGGTACAATGACCAAAGGCGAAATGACCGTCCAGCGGGTCTACACCAACAACTCCGCCATAAAAGTCACAGGCATCGGATACGCTCCCGAAGGCAACTTCGAATTTGAAAACAAACAAATAACCCCTGACGCGCAACTCACCAAACTCCTGAAAGTCTCCTGCCTCTGCAACGACTCCGCCCTTGAAAAAGACGACCAAACCAAAAAGTGGACTGTAAAAGGGGACCCCACTGAAGGCGCCCTCATTGTTGCAGCCGCCAAAGCCGACCTACAAAAGCAGGAGCTTGACCAGCAAGAACCCCGCATCGCAGAGATTCCCTTCAGCAGCGAACGCAAACGCATGACCACCATCCACCAAGTCGGCAACACACGCATGGCATACATGAAAGGCGCACCAGAAATTGTGCTGGAGAAATGCAGCCAAATTCTGCTCAACGGTACCGTGCAGAAGCTGACCAGCGAGCAGCGTGTTGAACTGCAAAAGGTTACTGAAGCGATGGCTTTGCAGGCTTTGCGCAACTTGGGTTTTGCCTACAAAGAACTTCCCTCAAACAAGGCAGTCTTTGATGAGACAATTGAAGAGGGCTTTGTTTTCGTAGGCATTATGGGTATGATTGACCCGCCCCGCAGCGAAGTTAAAGACGCCATCGCCATCTGCAGAAAAGCAGGCATCCGCGTGGTCATGATAACAGGCGACCACAAACTCACCGCCACCGCCGTTGCCAAAGAGCTTAACCTCATCGGCGAAAACGAGGAGGGCAAAGTTCTCACAGGCGTTGAGCTTGAAGCAATGGATGACCAGCAACTGTATGACGTAGTGGAAAACGTTGCCATCTATGCCCGCGTTGCTCCTGAACATAAAGTGCGCATAGTTAAGGCATGGAAGCAGCGGGACCAAGTTGTGGCCATGACTGGCGACGGCGTCAACGATGCACCCGCGCTTAAAAAAGCAGACATAGGCATTGCCATGGGCATCACCGGCACAGAAGTCAGCAAAGAAGCAGCCTCCATGGTTCTGGCGGACGACAACTTTGCCAGCATCGTCAAAGCAGTCAAAGAAGGCAGGGAAATCTATGACAACATCAAAAAATACCTCACCTTCCTGTTGCAGTGCAACATCATGGAAATCCTAGTCATGTTCATCGCCGTCGTCACAGTGCCCTACATTGCAAGCATGCTGGTTCCTGGGCTTTCCTCTACACTTACGGGTCAAAACTCCATCAACAATGCAGCTATTGCGTTGACTGCGGTGCAGATTCTGTGGATGAACCTTGTCACTGACGGCTTACCTGCTATCGCATTAGGCGTAGACCCAGGCGACCCCGACCTCATGGAACGCAAACCTCGCAAACCCAAAGAGAGCATATTCTCACGTGATGTTCTGACGTTCCTGATTGCTACCCCTCTGCTGACAACGACTCTGCTGCTGGGAGCGTATTTCGCGCATTCCCCATGGCTGGGTGAATATCAACTGTTGGAAGCCCGAACTCAACTGCTGACTGCTATGATAATGATTGAGTTAGCCATTGCGCTGTCTTCGCGTTCGCTTAAGTACCCCGTGTTCAAAGTGGGCGTGTTCAAGAACAAGTACCTCTGGTACGCGATACTCTCATCGTTTGCCCTGCAGCTCGTCATCCTTTACGTCCCTGGAATTCAGGCGCTGTTCGATGTGCGTTCACCCGAACTCATTGACTGGGCAATCGCGGCACTATTTGCAGGCATAGTCTTCGCTGCGTTGGAAACCGGAAAATACATCTCAAGCCGACGAAGAAAAACATAA
- a CDS encoding S1C family serine protease yields MSASFHNFPFKFELSARISTRVIVLALIAVLALAFSAGTAAVYAQESTVQPQVTSPSTSLSQLYQNVEDSVVVITCLQPTLTMFGQAYSQVQGSGFIYDNNETMVVVTNYHVVQEGVNISVTFRNGNGYAATVLGSDPYADLAVLSTAAPPDAYHPIEIASSSSLEVGDFVAALGSPFGLSGSITVGIVSQLGRTITETTSGGFPIANVIQTDAPINPGNSGGPLLNGEGQVVGINTAGVSGATGVGFAIPSDTILREINDLITTGTYTQHPYLGIIGVDNTYDLANQTGLNVTYGILLQQVTAGGPADDAGLRAGTTQITINGVNVIVGGDLIVAINGSRIINSDGLSAYLEENTLPNQTITVTVIRNGETMDVPVVLGTRPLPNSAVVPFPSPSSSSSASPAIAEATAIAAIGAFTVGTALYATFWWRFRRFAPNKENRVHVG; encoded by the coding sequence ATGAGTGCTTCTTTTCATAATTTCCCTTTCAAGTTTGAGCTTTCTGCGCGTATCTCGACACGTGTCATAGTTTTGGCGTTAATTGCCGTTTTGGCGCTTGCTTTTTCAGCGGGAACAGCCGCAGTTTACGCCCAAGAATCTACTGTTCAGCCTCAAGTAACCTCCCCGTCCACTTCGCTTTCGCAGCTTTACCAAAACGTTGAGGACTCAGTGGTTGTTATAACTTGTTTACAGCCCACCTTGACGATGTTTGGGCAAGCTTACAGTCAAGTTCAGGGCTCGGGCTTTATCTACGACAATAACGAAACCATGGTCGTAGTTACGAACTACCATGTTGTTCAGGAAGGGGTAAACATCAGCGTCACTTTTCGTAACGGAAACGGCTATGCCGCAACAGTTTTAGGTTCAGACCCCTACGCGGACCTTGCGGTGCTCTCTACCGCTGCACCCCCCGACGCATATCACCCTATCGAAATAGCCAGTTCTTCATCGCTTGAAGTGGGTGACTTTGTGGCGGCGTTGGGAAGCCCTTTTGGTTTGTCAGGGTCAATAACCGTGGGCATCGTTAGCCAACTGGGCAGAACCATAACCGAAACAACCTCAGGGGGCTTTCCCATAGCTAACGTGATTCAAACAGATGCGCCCATTAACCCTGGAAACTCGGGCGGTCCCCTGCTTAATGGTGAAGGACAAGTTGTAGGCATAAACACCGCGGGAGTTTCTGGAGCCACTGGGGTCGGGTTTGCTATCCCCTCTGACACAATTCTGCGGGAAATCAATGACCTGATAACCACGGGGACCTACACGCAGCATCCTTACTTGGGCATCATTGGCGTAGACAACACCTACGACCTTGCAAACCAGACAGGACTTAACGTCACCTACGGCATTTTACTCCAGCAAGTGACCGCCGGCGGACCAGCCGACGATGCGGGGCTTAGGGCAGGCACCACCCAAATCACCATAAACGGCGTGAATGTCATCGTGGGCGGCGACCTCATTGTAGCCATTAACGGTTCCCGCATCATCAACTCCGACGGGTTATCCGCGTATCTTGAGGAAAACACTTTGCCAAACCAAACCATAACGGTTACCGTTATCCGAAACGGCGAAACAATGGATGTCCCCGTAGTGTTAGGAACGCGTCCTTTACCTAACAGTGCCGTAGTGCCATTTCCGTCCCCTTCATCCTCTTCGTCTGCTTCTCCTGCAATTGCAGAAGCCACTGCCATAGCAGCCATAGGTGCCTTCACTGTGGGAACAGCTTTGTATGCCACGTTTTGGTGGCGTTTTCGAAGATTTGCTCCTAATAAAGAAAACAGGGTTCATGTTGGATAA
- a CDS encoding ribonuclease HI family protein: MRLKIYSDGGARGNPGPAAAAYLILNENDVVVESGSRFLGKRTNNQAEYEALIDALKAGSKLDAAEAVFHLDSELVCKHMTGEYRVKNAELFRLWSTAQALVRLFRKVQFVNVPRSNRFIQEADLLVNERLDETVRNPHAF, translated from the coding sequence TTGAGGCTTAAAATTTACTCAGACGGAGGCGCCCGCGGAAACCCGGGTCCTGCGGCGGCAGCGTACCTGATTCTTAACGAAAACGACGTTGTAGTTGAGTCGGGGTCGCGTTTTTTAGGAAAACGTACCAACAACCAAGCAGAGTACGAAGCGTTAATTGATGCTCTTAAGGCGGGTTCCAAGCTGGATGCTGCGGAAGCGGTTTTTCATTTGGACAGCGAGCTGGTTTGTAAACACATGACAGGCGAATATCGGGTTAAGAACGCTGAGCTGTTTAGGCTTTGGTCAACTGCGCAGGCGCTGGTGAGGCTGTTTAGGAAGGTTCAGTTTGTTAATGTTCCCCGAAGCAACAGGTTCATTCAGGAAGCTGACCTGTTAGTTAATGAACGGCTAGACGAAACCGTTAGAAACCCCCATGCTTTCTGA
- a CDS encoding YbjQ family protein — MVEDIILATMPLIPKYDVEEVLGLVYGSSTRTRGIGGRFVSGIQSMTGGKGTAYEEEIEKARREAVEELKNEARKLGANGVLAIDFETTEILEGFIIVTAYGTAVKLKK, encoded by the coding sequence ATGGTTGAAGACATCATTTTGGCAACAATGCCTTTAATCCCAAAATATGACGTTGAAGAAGTCCTTGGACTAGTTTACGGCTCCAGCACCCGAACCCGCGGCATAGGCGGCAGGTTTGTTTCAGGTATCCAATCCATGACGGGCGGCAAAGGCACCGCTTACGAAGAAGAAATCGAAAAAGCTCGAAGAGAAGCGGTGGAAGAACTGAAAAATGAAGCCCGCAAGCTCGGCGCCAACGGTGTGCTGGCTATCGATTTTGAAACCACCGAAATCCTCGAAGGCTTCATAATCGTGACGGCGTACGGAACTGCAGTTAAACTGAAGAAGTGA
- a CDS encoding ABC transporter ATP-binding protein: MSNPTYAVELQNVVKRYSELVAVNNLNLNIGQGEIFGLLGPNGSGKSTTLKMLMGLLQPDQGSIHVLGIDAKRDPVGIKRQVGYAPESPRLYEFLTGIEFLDFIGDIYGMQPNEKRSRINEYLKALQLEGREGDMISSYSEGMKQKIALISAFLHKPKLLILDEPLNALDPRSARIVKDFLHSLKQQGVTTIMSTHILEIAQAVCDRIGIMYQGQLLALGNMAELRKMASLPDSELEDIFLKLTGTSDIKAVVEELVK, encoded by the coding sequence ATGTCAAATCCTACTTACGCTGTTGAACTCCAAAACGTCGTTAAACGCTACAGTGAACTCGTAGCCGTAAACAACCTCAACCTAAACATCGGGCAAGGCGAAATTTTCGGGCTTCTGGGACCAAACGGCTCAGGAAAATCCACCACCCTGAAAATGCTCATGGGCTTGCTCCAGCCTGACCAAGGTAGCATCCACGTACTGGGCATAGACGCAAAACGTGACCCCGTCGGCATCAAACGGCAGGTTGGTTACGCGCCTGAATCCCCCCGTCTGTACGAGTTCCTCACGGGCATAGAGTTTCTGGACTTCATCGGCGATATATACGGAATGCAGCCCAACGAGAAACGCAGCCGCATAAACGAGTACCTCAAAGCCCTGCAGTTGGAAGGTCGCGAAGGTGACATGATAAGCAGCTACAGCGAAGGCATGAAACAGAAAATTGCCCTCATCTCCGCGTTTCTGCACAAACCCAAACTGCTCATCCTTGACGAACCGCTAAACGCTTTGGATCCCCGCTCTGCCCGCATCGTTAAAGATTTCCTGCACAGCCTCAAACAGCAAGGCGTAACCACCATCATGTCCACGCATATTTTGGAGATTGCGCAGGCTGTTTGTGACCGTATCGGCATCATGTATCAAGGGCAGCTTTTGGCGTTGGGCAACATGGCTGAACTGCGAAAGATGGCAAGTTTGCCCGATTCAGAGTTAGAAGACATTTTCCTAAAGCTCACAGGTACAAGTGACATTAAAGCTGTGGTCGAGGAACTTGTGAAATGA
- a CDS encoding 2TM domain-containing protein: MSTDEELRRKARQRAEAKIAFYIHLAVFSIVNAFLIAVWWFTGGYQGVFPWFVFPLFGWGIGLVAHYLTVFLRTGVSDRMVEQEYRRLKEEQQST, translated from the coding sequence TTGTCAACAGATGAAGAACTGCGAAGAAAAGCTCGTCAGAGAGCTGAAGCCAAAATCGCCTTTTACATTCACTTAGCCGTGTTCTCAATTGTCAACGCCTTTCTCATTGCCGTCTGGTGGTTCACAGGCGGCTATCAGGGCGTGTTTCCCTGGTTTGTATTTCCGCTCTTTGGCTGGGGCATCGGGTTAGTAGCACATTACCTTACGGTTTTCTTGCGCACCGGAGTATCTGACAGAATGGTTGAGCAGGAATACCGCAGACTCAAAGAAGAACAACAATCAACCTAA